A region of Pyxidicoccus parkwaysis DNA encodes the following proteins:
- a CDS encoding alcohol dehydrogenase, whose protein sequence is MARKMKAVQVPKAQGPFEIVERDIPEPGPGQVRLAVEACGVCHSDAITKEGWMPIQYPRVPGHEVVGRIDRVGPGVTAWKEGEHVGVGWHGGHCGQCEACRVGDYVTCVVQQVCGISYDGGYAEYMVAPQDVLARVPEGMGSEDAAPLLCAGVTTFNSLRNMGVRQGDLVAVQGIGGLGHLAIQYARKLGYRTVAISRGGDKRQLALDLGAHEYVDTERGKASEALQKLGGARVIMVTASSSSLAGELIGGLGRNGTLLLLGAGTEPIQVHGLPMLLKRQRVQGWPSGNPQDSQETMAFSALAGVRSRNESFPIDRVAEAYERMMSNRARFRVVLKVR, encoded by the coding sequence ATGGCCAGGAAGATGAAGGCAGTGCAGGTGCCGAAGGCCCAGGGTCCATTCGAAATCGTCGAGCGTGACATCCCCGAGCCTGGCCCGGGGCAGGTGCGTCTCGCGGTGGAGGCGTGTGGCGTCTGCCACAGCGACGCCATCACCAAGGAAGGCTGGATGCCCATCCAGTACCCGCGCGTGCCGGGCCACGAGGTGGTCGGCCGCATCGACCGTGTGGGCCCTGGCGTGACTGCCTGGAAGGAGGGAGAGCACGTTGGCGTGGGCTGGCACGGCGGCCACTGCGGACAATGTGAAGCCTGCCGCGTCGGCGACTACGTCACCTGCGTGGTGCAGCAGGTCTGCGGCATCAGCTACGACGGCGGCTACGCCGAGTATATGGTGGCCCCCCAGGACGTACTCGCCCGCGTGCCCGAGGGCATGGGCTCCGAGGACGCCGCGCCCCTGCTCTGCGCGGGCGTCACCACGTTCAACTCCCTGCGCAACATGGGCGTGCGACAGGGTGACCTCGTCGCGGTGCAGGGCATCGGCGGGCTCGGCCATCTCGCCATCCAATACGCGCGCAAGCTCGGCTACCGCACCGTCGCCATCTCGCGCGGCGGGGACAAGCGACAGCTCGCGCTCGACCTCGGTGCGCACGAGTACGTCGACACGGAGCGCGGCAAGGCGTCCGAGGCCCTGCAGAAGCTCGGCGGGGCGCGAGTCATCATGGTCACCGCGTCGAGCAGCAGCCTCGCGGGTGAGCTGATCGGAGGCCTGGGGCGCAATGGCACGCTGCTGCTGCTGGGCGCGGGCACCGAGCCCATCCAGGTCCACGGTCTGCCCATGCTTCTCAAGCGCCAGCGAGTGCAAGGCTGGCCGAGCGGCAATCCCCAGGACTCGCAGGAGACCATGGCCTTCAGTGCGCTCGCGGGTGTGCGCTCACGCAACGAGTCGTTCCCCATCGACCGCGTCGCCGAGGCCTACGAGCGCATGATGAGCAACCGCGCCCGCTTCCGGGTGGTCCTCAAGGTCCGCTGA
- a CDS encoding GNAT family N-acetyltransferase — protein sequence MPVTIRPAKPSDEPSLGRMGAALARLHHHYDPQRFMLPDDVESGYRWWLGKEAKNKKAVVVVAELDGEVVGYAYGRVEDVDWNMLLDRCGGFHDIWVDEKARRAGTGVLLAEELMKRLIALGVPRVVLHTAAKNEAAQRMFAKLGWRPTMVEMTREASTDSNKSS from the coding sequence ATGCCCGTCACCATCCGCCCCGCGAAGCCTTCCGATGAACCCTCCCTGGGCCGCATGGGCGCGGCGCTCGCGCGCCTGCACCATCACTATGACCCGCAGCGCTTCATGCTCCCGGACGACGTGGAGTCCGGCTACCGCTGGTGGCTGGGCAAGGAGGCGAAGAACAAGAAGGCCGTCGTCGTCGTCGCCGAGCTCGACGGCGAAGTCGTGGGCTACGCCTACGGCCGCGTCGAGGACGTGGACTGGAACATGCTGCTGGACCGCTGCGGCGGCTTCCACGACATCTGGGTGGACGAGAAGGCCCGCCGCGCCGGCACGGGCGTCCTGCTCGCCGAGGAACTCATGAAGCGCCTCATCGCGCTCGGCGTCCCCCGCGTCGTACTGCACACCGCCGCGAAGAACGAGGCCGCCCAGCGCATGTTCGCGAAGCTCGGCTGGCGTCCCACCATGGTCGAGATGACCCGCGAGGCTTCCACCGACTCCAACAAGTCCTCATAG
- a CDS encoding glutamine--tRNA ligase/YqeY domain fusion protein — MTTTNETQGLNFLQEIIEEDRRTGKHGGRVHTRFPPEPNGYLHIGHAKSICLNFGLAQQYGGKCNLRFDDTNPVTEDTDYVESIQRDVKWLGFDWEDRKYFASDYFPKLYDFAVELIKQGKAYVCSLTADEIREYRGDFTTPGRDSPYRNRSVEENLDLFHRMRAGEFPDGKHTLRAKIDMTSPNPVLRDPPIYRIRHAHHHRTGDAWPIYPLYDFAHCLSDAIEGITHSVCTLEFENRRVLYDWIVDALIKGDRPYQYEFSRLNLNYTVMSKRKLLKLVNEGMVSGWDDPRMMTISGLRRRGFTPAAIRDFAKRVGVSKTEQLIDMGLLELCIREDLNESAPRAMGVLRPLKVVLENYPEGQVESLEVQNHPQKPEMGTRQVPFMRELYIEADDFMEDPPKGFFRLAPGKEVRLRSAYFIKCEKVIKDAAGNVVELRCSYDPATRGGNAPDGRKVKGTLHWVPGNAPTAEVRLYDRLFSVENPGADDEKDFTTFLNPHSLEVLRGVRVEPMLADAAAESRFQFERQGYFFVDPKDSKPGKPVFNRTVSLKDSWVKEQVKGK; from the coding sequence ATGACGACGACGAACGAGACGCAGGGCCTGAACTTCCTCCAGGAAATCATCGAGGAAGACCGGCGCACCGGGAAGCACGGTGGACGCGTGCACACCCGCTTCCCGCCCGAGCCCAACGGCTACCTCCACATCGGCCACGCCAAGTCCATCTGCCTCAACTTCGGGCTGGCGCAGCAATATGGTGGCAAGTGCAACCTGCGCTTCGACGACACCAACCCCGTCACCGAGGACACCGACTACGTCGAGTCCATCCAGCGTGACGTGAAGTGGCTGGGCTTCGACTGGGAGGACCGCAAGTACTTCGCGTCCGACTACTTCCCGAAGCTCTACGACTTCGCCGTCGAGCTCATCAAGCAGGGCAAGGCCTACGTGTGCAGCCTGACCGCGGACGAGATTCGCGAGTACCGCGGCGACTTCACTACGCCGGGCCGCGACAGCCCGTACCGCAACCGCTCCGTGGAGGAGAACCTGGACCTCTTCCACCGCATGCGCGCGGGCGAGTTCCCCGACGGCAAGCACACCCTGCGGGCGAAAATCGACATGACGTCGCCCAACCCGGTGCTGCGCGACCCGCCCATCTACCGCATCCGTCACGCGCACCACCACCGCACGGGTGACGCGTGGCCCATCTACCCGCTCTACGACTTCGCGCACTGTCTGTCGGACGCGATTGAGGGGATTACGCACTCCGTCTGTACGCTGGAGTTCGAGAACCGGCGCGTGCTGTACGACTGGATTGTGGACGCGCTCATCAAGGGCGACCGGCCGTACCAGTACGAGTTCTCCCGGCTGAACCTCAACTACACGGTGATGAGCAAGCGCAAGCTGCTCAAGCTGGTGAATGAGGGCATGGTGTCCGGCTGGGACGACCCGCGCATGATGACCATTTCCGGCCTGCGCCGGCGCGGCTTCACCCCGGCGGCCATCCGCGACTTCGCGAAGCGCGTGGGCGTGAGCAAGACGGAGCAGCTCATCGACATGGGGCTGCTGGAGCTGTGCATCCGCGAGGACCTCAACGAGTCGGCCCCGCGTGCCATGGGGGTGCTGCGCCCGCTGAAGGTGGTGCTGGAGAACTACCCGGAGGGGCAGGTGGAGAGCCTGGAGGTGCAGAACCATCCGCAGAAGCCGGAGATGGGGACGCGCCAGGTGCCCTTCATGCGCGAGCTGTACATCGAGGCGGATGACTTCATGGAGGACCCGCCGAAGGGCTTCTTCCGGCTCGCGCCCGGCAAGGAGGTGCGCCTGCGCTCGGCGTACTTCATCAAGTGCGAGAAGGTCATCAAGGACGCGGCGGGCAACGTGGTGGAGCTGCGCTGCTCGTATGACCCGGCGACGCGCGGTGGCAACGCGCCCGACGGCCGCAAGGTGAAGGGCACGCTGCACTGGGTGCCGGGCAACGCGCCCACCGCCGAGGTGCGTCTGTACGACAGGCTCTTCTCCGTGGAGAACCCGGGCGCGGACGACGAGAAGGACTTCACCACGTTCCTCAACCCGCACAGCCTCGAGGTCCTCCGCGGCGTGCGCGTGGAGCCCATGCTGGCGGACGCCGCCGCGGAGTCGCGCTTCCAGTTCGAGCGGCAGGGGTACTTCTTCGTGGACCCGAAGGACTCGAAGCCGGGCAAGCCTGTCTTCAACCGCACGGTGTCGCTGAAGGACTCGTGGGTGAAGGAGCAGGTGAAGGGGAAGTAG